DNA from Acidobacteriota bacterium:
GCGGCCGGCATCCAGATCGAGGACGAGCTGGCCCGGACAGCCGCCCTGATCGCCGAGGCCCGCAAGCAGGGCGTCAAGATCATCGGCGCCCACATCGAGGGCATGAAGCGGCGCTCGCAGGGCGCGGCGGCCGGAGACACGACCGACGAGCAGTCGATCGACGCCGTGGCCCCGAACTCGAACATCCTCCTCGTCTACAAGGAAGGGAACTCCGACGGCCGCTTCACGGTCATCTCGCAGGCCAAAAAGATCCCGCTCGTCGAGTTCGAAAAGACGATCGACCTGATCCCGACGCTCGAGAAGCTGTTCGCCAAGTAGCTCGAAGGACCGGCGGGACGGCCCCGGCGGCGTTATTTCTTGGTTCTTC
Protein-coding regions in this window:
- a CDS encoding DUF6305 family protein, which produces MPKLHGSAAALAAAALVSALLPLALAAQTTEARAELPVLVTSCGQSNGPTTIKIVLQRLKLAYDIEPLATPETLKAKPYKTLIVTMGASLKGMGAAGIQIEDELARTAALIAEARKQGVKIIGAHIEGMKRRSQGAAAGDTTDEQSIDAVAPNSNILLVYKEGNSDGRFTVISQAKKIPLVEFEKTIDLIPTLEKLFAK